The following coding sequences lie in one Gymnogyps californianus isolate 813 chromosome 18, ASM1813914v2, whole genome shotgun sequence genomic window:
- the SEC16A gene encoding protein transport protein Sec16A isoform X4: protein MQQPPQTVPAGAAAPPPAGIARNMYWRNSSLSKRANTTAAPVQPVTDPFAFGRQTPQGSPLDNPAKGNALVMQSSSPAVFPQPAIMHTSPSRAGDNPHGPHKSLSAPLSQPGINTSMFSNVPIPSPSPGYAINSTTEVHPNADLGLCGPAVPLHYNTGAAVENSFSVHPGMVSASNKPGGRQDVSRDPNDVPSGPNATALFPPPPQQPMSQWRPVQGNLQSPVRNFVPYPEPSSQIDVHNISQSSVSTSHPPPQTNLQQGPVHQGIPQNIMQAPLSVGCEKNGKNGSANSSHHMNSIQPGNVFRQNTEMTNAWLSQPYQEQFYPQPPLQDSSFVVPTAQENNPKNQSPDMSEASNRPIPTDRDSGTLSMFFKGDEAENEEILSSEKNYIVEKAEFDACQPNSTSLYHQPVHPQRVATNVLSQAQTGTGSANEMVQKGMDVQYFPKILSQQETQAAKHSMFVSDDKARMGDVSGNGGSQYENVENLECIQNQEVLPSEPQNISVSSPAAGPDLYRYGSFPGQMLPKNAVVSHAEGGPNLEAPDSLPHPVRPDSVSSNYSNISHRSASSSARPQEQVGTFIQQESGKPDEESSASFFKQIDSSPLGGDSSELNLGKNCHGNLSQPPTPSPPKPTGVFQTSANSSFEPVRSHGVGIKPAEIDQAKMVVELRENHSNQKNIKKNTAVPAASPGNLEQPPDNLETIFMPQVHPLPLAVTGEAGNMLHSGPVMENIQSVPERRSSTRAQGAVKKCDSPATTLWAHNELPNFGGNVLLAPAAPAVYVPAKQTVEVIQPPEEGLSNQQPSKPGTIAVQLSQDGNISSENLENPPKMGEEEALQSQASSGYASLLSSPPTESLQNQPILIAQPNQSYNLAQPINFSISLSNQLSSNENNQPMKDSGVGDKPAVGPQTSHAGGIISGENVPLPVMQVGSLLVNALPNTNLLKHNLLQSPVNSSDTASNQPANLLMKTPLNLAPEGQKNVNVEGFVPEFASQPGSNSTVSPGTHLPSGSASALVPPVNSVVQANNSANHSNCKEEAAGVLDFTVSRTLEKNSASNSVQVHNQSLPGGPVYPQQPAGSAGQVGPEMHDKQHFYQQVTKDVQHQAVSDRAVQGALPSQPQMQAAQMQQPTSSGQSSVPSNYQIAAGTKVVQASQQRENQVLNNHPQPVGPQEASSAQLTTRYEQTSPDKQPVSGQPSSAPTSMAPSTTTSQSVMPNVQQDLQRPSLPQTPQDAFGPPQNPYYYYRHPYDAYQPPYPPPYPPADPRTAAHLYYMEDSYGQYDPRYRHYDSTSTAYMEPGSYRYSEPERPSSRASHCSDRPSSRQGYTEDYYTKSGWSDYYPGYYPNSYDYGDPSRWERYSSAYDPRYRDPRSYDQRYWYDAEHNPYQKREAYPYGNRHDRYEDNWRYDPRFTGSFDDESEPHRDPYGDEFDRRSVHSEHSGHSLRSSRSVHSHQSSFSSRSQQAVSLHTDYPYGGYAANFDGQQPFTDYGYPTETGWSAVEQAPLRPSTPEKFSVPHICARFGPGGFLIKVLPNLPSEGQPALVEIHSMETMLQHSPEQEEMRAFPGPLAKDDTHKVDVINFAQNKATQCFKNENLIDKESASLLWDFIVLLCRQNGTVVGTDLAELLLRDHKTVWLPGKSPNEANLIDFTNEALEQVEEESGEAQLSFLTDSLITTIDSLEKETERFRELLLYGRKKDALESAMKHGLWGHALLLASKMDSRTHARVMTRFANSLPINDPLQTVYQLMSGRMPAASTCCGDEKWGDWRPHLAMVLSNLTNNVDLESRTIATMGDTLASKGLLDAAHFCYLMAQVGFGVYTRKTTKLVLIGSNHSLPFFKFATNEAIQRTEAYEYAQSLGTQPGCLPNFQVFKFIYACRLAEMGLAAQAFHYCEVISRTVLKDPHYYSPVLIGQLIQMSSQLRLFDPQIKEKPEQESFIEPSWLVTLRHVDGQIKEGAIAYNTDRSTPPPYACSTPSSELDRASQCDGAGVGHDVGPGAENALLASLLPNMAQEMQSVQLMPSVPQAVLDGSAAMIPPGDQEAVRSVPFYSVASQSVGPGPGFAPPGFSNPYGSEPSPLYLGSALPPGGPPQEIEPRSEEQTNLETGMQRIAPESPSQNSFAEQREEDFYGRMAIMAPGRRSRSESQSSAHMGYGRRSRTTSESSAHSVGRERSNSAAKQPSPSPSVPVGKETKKEIKKEPAPRKTGANWFRWLMGKGKNEAHLPDDKNKSIVWDEQKQRWVNLDEPEEESKPPPPPPTGFPKVPQTGPPGPGGPPSAPVNMFSRRAAGSRARYVDVLNPGGTKSSGALPAPSDLFAPLAPMPIPANVFVPNSVPGEPQPMEGSGAAEHTPAANQTNTDPAAAVEPEYLNPAVLPPGSGLSVSNPDGSQSGELSRSSSMSSLSREVSQHFNQPAAVPPSGGPSAGTVPFYNPSQFAQPPAVTGSSRLGRIGQRKYPTLK, encoded by the exons ATGCAGCAGCCTCCACAGACTGTTCCAGCAGGAGCGGCCGCTCCACCTCCTGCAGGCATTGCTCGGAACATGTACTGGAGAAACAGCTCGCTCAGTAAACGAGCAAATACAACAGCTGCCCCAGTGCAGCCTGTGACAGACCCTTTTGCGTTTGGCAGACAAACTCCACAGGGTTCCCCTTTAGATAATCCAGCCAAGGGCAATGCATTGGTTATGCAAAGTTCGTCCCCAGCGGTGTTTCCACAGCCAGCCATTATGCATACTTCACCATCACGTGCAGGGGACAATCCTCATGGACCGCATAAGTCTTTATCAGCTCCTCTGTCTCAACCAGGAATAAATACCAGTATGTTTTCTAATGTTCCGATTCCTTCACCGTCCCCAGGATACGCTATAAATAGTACTACAGAAGTGCATCCAAATGCAGATCTTGGACTCTGTGGGCCTGCGGTACCATTGCATTATAATACAGGAGCAGCAGTTGAAAATTCTTTCAGTGTGCATCCTGGAATGGTGTCTGCATCAAACAAACCTGGAGGTAGACAAGACGTTAGTAGAGATCCAAATGATGTTCCTTCAGGACCCAATGCAACAGCACtctttcctccacctcctcagCAGCCTATGTCTCAGTGGAGGCCTGTTCAAGGTAACCTGCAGTCTCCAGTTCGAAATTTTGTGCCCTATCCTGAGCCATCTTCTCAGATTGATGTTCATAACATTTCTCAGTCTTCTGTTAGCACTTCTCATCCTCCTCCGCAGACAAATTTACAGCAGGGTCCTGTACACCAAGGTATTCCACAAAATATCATGCAAGCGCCTTTATCCGTTGGTTGtgaaaagaatgggaaaaatggCTCTGCAAATAGCAGTCATCACATGAACAGCATCCAGCCTGGAAATGTGTTTAGGCAGAACACAGAAATGACTAATGCTTGGTTAAGTCAACCATACCAGGAACAGTTTTACCCACAGCCACCTTTGCAAGACTCCAGTTTTGTCGTTCCCACAGCTCAGGAAAATAACCCCAAAAACCAATCTCCAGATATGTCTGAAGCATCAAATAGACCTATTCCCACAGATCGAGATTCAGGAACTCTCTCCATGTTTTTCAAAGGGGATgaggcagaaaatgaagaaatactttcatctgaaaaaaattacatagttGAGAAAGCGGAGTTTGATGCTTGTCAGCCAAATTCGACATCCTTGTATCACCAGCCAGTGCATCCTCAGCGGGTTGCAACTAATGTTCTCTCTCAGGCGCAGACTGGTACAGGTTCAGCCAATGAGATGGTACAGAAAGGAATGGATGTCCAGTACTTTCCTAAAATTTTAAGTCAGCAGGAGACACAGGCTGCTAAGCACTCTATGTTTGTTAGTGATGACAAGGCACGTATGGGTGACGTGTCTGGGAATGGCGGGTCACAGTATGAAAACGTTGAGAACCTGGAGTGCATTCAGAATCAAGAAGTGCTGCCAAGTGAACCACAGAACATCAGCGTTTCATCCCCTGCTGCTGGTCCTGATCTGTACAGATATGGATCCTTTCCAGGTCAGATGCTTCCGAAGAACGCTGTTGTGAGCCATGCCGAAGGAGGACCAAATTTGGAGGCACCTGATTCATTACCTCATCCTGTGCGACCAGATAGTGTATCTTCAAACTATAGCAACATTAGCCATAGGAGCGCTTCTAGCTCAGCAAGACCTCAAGAGCAAGTCGGTACGTTTATTCAGCAAGAAAGTGGGAAGCCTGATGAAGAATCTTCTGCTAGCTTCTTTAAACAGATTGACTCCTCTCCTTTGGGAGGTGATTCAAGTGAGCTAAACCTGGGCAAGAACTGCCATGGTAATCTATCCCAGCCTCCAACTCCAAGTCCTCCTAAGCCTACAGGAGTATTTCAGACAAGTGCAAATAGTTCTTTTGAACCTGTGAGGTCCCATGGAGTTGGTATAAAACCTGCAGAGATTGACCAAGCAAAGATGGTGGTTGAATTAAGAGAGAACCACTCAAACCAAAAGAATATCAAGAAGAATACAGCTGTGCCGGCTGCGTCGCCAGGCAATCTTGAACAGCCACCAGATAATCTGGAAACTATTTTCATGCCTCAGGTACACCCACTGCCTCTTGCAGTCACTGGTGAAGCTGGAAATATGTTGCACTCTGGACCTGTTATGGAAAACATACAATCAGTACCTGAGAGAAGGTCCTCAACGAGAGCTCAGGGAGCAGTTAAGAAGTGTGATAGCCCAGCAACAACTTTGTGGGCTCATAATGAGTTACCTAATTTTGGGGGAAATGTTCTTCtagctcctgctgctcctgcagtgtACGTACCTGCCAAACAAACCGTAGAAGTCATTCAGCCACCAGAAGAAGGCCTGTCTAATCAGCAGCCAAGTAAACCAGGGACTATTGCTGTGCAGCTTTCCCAAGATGGAAATATATCTTCTGAAAATCTTGAGAATCCTCCCAaaatgggagaagaggaggcacTTCAGTCTCAGGCAAGTTCTGGTTATGCAAGTTTGTTGTCTTCTCCACCTACAGAGTCTTTGCAAAATCAGCCTATCCTGATTGCTCAGCCTAATCAAAGCTATAACTTGGCTCAGccaattaatttttctatttctctatCTAATCAGCTaagcagcaatgaaaacaaTCAGCCAATGAAGGACTCAGGGGTTGGGGACAAGCCTGCTGTGGGTCCCCAGACTTCACATGCTGGTGGGATCATTTCTGGGGAAAACGTGCCATTACCTGTGATGCAAGTTGGATCTCTATTAGTTAATGCACTTCCAAACACTAATCTGTTAAAGCATAATTTATTACAAAGCCCTGTTAATTCCTCTGATACTGCTTCTAATCAGCCTGCAAACTTGCTTATGAAAACTCCACTTAATTTGGCTCCAGAAGGGCAAAAGAATGTTAATGTGGAAGGTTTTGTTCCTGAATTTGCTAGCCAGCCAGGGTCTAATTCAACTGTTTCTCCTGGGACGCATCTCCCCAGTGGAAGTGCAAGTGCGCTAGTCCCCCCTGTTAATTCTGTAGTACAGGCTAATAATTCTGCAAATCATTCAAATTGCAAAGAAGAAGCTGCTGGAGTGCTCGACTTCACAGTATCACGGACATTGGAGAAAAACAGTGCAAGTAATTCTGTACAGGTGCATAATCAGTCCCTTCCTGGTGGTCCAGTATATCCTCAACAGCCAGCTGGTAGTGCTGGTCAGGTGGGTCCTGAGATGCATGACAAACAACATTTCTATCAACAGGTGACAAAAGATGTACAGCATCAGGCTGTATCAGACAGAGCTGTACAGGGAGCATTGCCATCTCAACCACAAATGCAAGCAGCTCAAATGCAGCAACCAACATCTTCTGGGCAGTCCTCAGTTCCTTCAAACTACCAGATTGCCGCAGGGACTAAAGTCGTGCAGGCATCACAGCAGCGTGAAAACCAGGTGCTGAATAACCATCCTCAACCTGTGGGGCCCCAAGAGGCAAGTTCAGCACAGCTAACAACAAGGTACGAACAGACGAGTCCTGATAAGCAACCAGTATCTGGACAGCCATCGAGTGCTCCAACGTCCATGGCCCCTTCCACCACCACCAGTCAGTCAGTCATGCCAAATGTGCAACAAGACTTGCAGCGTCCATCCCTGCCTCAGACTCCTCAGGATGCCTTTGGTCCACCCCAGAACCCTTACTACTACTATAGACATCCTTATGATGCTTACCAGCCTCCGTATCCGCCACCTTATCCTCCTGCAGATCCCAGAACAGCAGCTCATCTTTATTACAtg GAGGATAGCTACGGACAGTATGACCCACGGTACAGACACTATGATAGCACCAGCACTGCTTATATGGAGCCTGGGAGCTATCGGTATTCTGAGCCTGAACGTCCTAGTTCCAGAGCTAGTCACTGCTCTGACAGGCCTTCTTCTAG GCAAGGGTATACTGAAGATTATTATACAAAAAGTGGATGGAGTGATTATTATCCAGGCTATTACCCAAACTCATATGATTATGGAG atcCAAGTCGCTGGGAACGTTATTCATCAGCATATGACCCCAGATACAGAGATCCTAGAAGTTATGATCAGAGGTATTGGTATGATGCTGAACACAACCCATACCAGAAGAGAGAAGCGTATCCATATGGCAACAG aCATGACCGATATGAAGATAACTGGAGATATGATCCTCGTTTTACTGGAAGTTTTGATGATGAATCTGAACCCCATAGAGATCCTTATGGTGATGAATTCGATAGACGCAGTGTCCACAGTGAGCATTCAGGTCATAGTCTCCGTAGCTCCCGCAGTGTTCACAGTCACCAGAGTAGTTTCAGCTCTCGCTCTCAACAA GCAGTGTCGCTCCACACAGATTATCCATATGGCGGATACGCTGCTAACTTTGATGGACAACAGCCTTTTACAGATTATGGCTACCCGACTGAAACTGGATGGTCAGCTGTAGAACAAG cACCTTTAAGGCCCTCAACGCCTGAGAAATTTTCAGTGCCTCATATCTGTGCTAGATTTGGTCCTGGGGGCTTCTTAATAAAAGTGCTGCCAAACCTGCCTTCAGAAGGACAGCCAGCTCTGGTTGAAATACACAGTATGGAG acTATGTTGCAACATTCTCCAGAGCAAGAAGAGATGAGAGCATTTCCTGGTCCTCTTGCTAA ggatgACACCCATAAAGTGGATGTTATTAATTTTGCACAAAATAAAGCTACACAGTGctttaagaatgaaaatttaattGACAAAGAATCTGCAAGTCTGCTTTGGGACTTTATTGTACTGTTGTGCAGGCAGAATGGG ACTGTTGTGGGAACAGACCTGGCTGAACTTTTGCTGCGAGATCATAAAACAGTGTGGCTTCCTGGGAAGTCCCCTAATGAGGCAAATTTGATTGATTTCACTAATGAGGCTTTGGAACAAGTGGAAGAGGAATCCGGTGAAGCCCAGCTCTCATTTCTCACTGATAGTCTTATAACCACAATTGACAGTCttgagaaagagacagagagattCAGAGAGTTGCTGCTTTATGGCCGCAAGAAG GATGCTTTGGAGTCTGCCATGAAGCATGGTTTATGGGGTCATGCTCTGCTACTTGCCAGCAAAATGGACAGCAGAACACATGCAAGAGTTATGACCAG GTTTGCCAACAGTCTCCCAATTAATGACCCTCTGCAGACTGTTTACCAGCTCATGTCTGGAAGGATGCCAGCTGCATCCACG TGCTGTGGAGATGAGAAATGGGGAGACTGGAGGCCTCATCTAGCAATGGTGTTATCCAACTTGACGAATAATGTGGACTTGGAATCCAGGACCATTGCTACCATGGGAGACACTCTTG CTTCTAAAGGCCTGCTGGATGCTGCTCATTTTTGTTACCTTATGGCCCAAGTTGGTTTTGGAGTTTACACAAGGAAGACAACAAAGCTTGTCCTAATTGGATCAAATCATag CTTGCCATTTTTTAAGTTTGCCACCAATGAAGCCATTCAAAGAACAGAAGCCTATGAATATGCACAGTCACTAGGAACTCAGCCTGGCTGCTTGCCCAATTTCCAG GTTTTCAAATTCATCTATGCTTGCCGACTAGCTGAAATGGGACTTGCTGCTCAGGCTTTCCATTATTGTGAAGTGATTTCCAGAACTGTCCTTAAAGATCCACATTACTATTCACCTGTACTTATTGGCCAGCTAATCCAG ATGTCATCACAGCTACGCCTGTTTGACccacagataaaagaaaaaccagaacAGGAATCTTTTATTGAACCTTCATGGTTAGTAACACTTCGACATGTGGATGGACAGATCAAG GAGGGTGCAATAGCTTATAACACAGACAGATCCACCCCGCCACCATATGCATGTAGTACGCCAAGCTCTGAATTAGACCGTGCTAGTCAATGTGATGGAGCAGGAGTTGGCCATGACGTGGGTCCAGGTGCTGAAAATGCGTTGTTAGCATCCTTATTACCCAATATGGCTCAAGAGATGCAAAGTGTGCAGCTGATGCCTTCAG TACCTCAGGCTGTCCTTGATGGGTCAGCTGCTATGATTCCTCCTGGTGACCAGGAAGCTGTCCGAAGTGTCCCTTTCTATTCAGTGGCTTCTCAGTCTGTTGGTCCAGGACCTGGCTTTGCACCTCCAGGATTTTCAAATCCGTATGGAAGTGAACCATCACCACTGTATTTAGGGTCAGCACTACCACCAGGAGGGCCACCACAAGAAATTGAACCACGGTCAGAAGAGCAGACAAACCTGGAAACAG gaatgCAGAGAATCGCCCCGGAGTCTCCTTCACAAAACTCTTTCGCTgaacagagagaggaggatTTCTATGGCAGAATGGCTATCATG GCACCAGGACGAAGATCCAGATCTGAATCTCAGTCTTCAGCACACATG GGCTATGGGCGAAGATCCCGAACAACTTCAGAGTCCTCTGCTCATTCTGTGGGACGAGAGAGATCCAACTCTGCAGCAAAACagccctctccttctccctctgttCCTGTAGGGAAAGAgactaaaaaagaaataaaaaaggagccAGCACCTAGAAAG actggTGCAAACTGGTTTCGCTGGCtgatgggaaaaggaaagaatgaagcTCACCTTCCAGATGACAAGAACAAATCA ATTGTTTGGGATGAACAGAAACAACGCTGGGTTAATCTGGATGAACCAGAAGAGGAG AGTAAGCCTCCACCGCCACCTCCAACAGGATTTCCTAAAGTTCCTCAGACTGGTCCACCGGGACCTGGAGGCCCACCTAGCGCCCCTGTCAACATGTTCTCCAGAAGAGCAG ccGGAAGCAGAGCCCGTTATGTTGATGTCCTGAATCCAGGTGGAACCAAGTCAAGTGGTGCTCTTCCTGCACCATCAGACCTATTTGCCCCCTTGGCACCAATGCCAATTCctgcaaatgtatttgttcCAAACTCAG TTCCAGGGGAACCCCAGCCAATGGAAGGGAGTGGTGCAGCAGAGCACACACCAGCTGCAAATCAAACCAACACAGATCCTGCTGCGGCTGTTGAACCAGAG tatttAAACCCTGCAGTCCTTCCTCCTGGATCTGGACTTTCTGTTTCTAACCCTGATGGCTCCCAATCAGGCGAG CTTTCGCGCTCTAGTTCAATGAGTTCATTATCACGTGAAGTAAGCCAGCATTTTAATCAG CCTGCCGCTGTACCACCTTCAGGGGGACCTTCAGCAGGAACGGTACCGTTCTACAATCCTTCTCAATTTGCACAA CCTCCTGCAGTCACTGGAAGTTCAAGACTGGGAAGAATTGGACAGAGGAAGTATCCAACATTGAAGTAG